The Euzebya sp. DNA window GGTCCCCCGCATCGTGTCGGTCGGCAGGACGGCGGCGTTGTCCCCCTCCTCGTGGGCGGCGGCGAAGTCGCCGTGCAGCCGGATGTCGACGCCGAGGTCGGTGTAGGTGTGCGCGTCACCGTCGCGCTCCACGACGGCGAGGCGGATCCCCGCCTTGCCGTACCGGTTCGGGCCCATGGGGAGGGACATGGTCAGGATCCTCGGTAGGTGCTGTAGCCGAACGGGCTGAGGAGGAGGGGGACGTGGTGGTGGGCGGCCGGGTCGGCCACGACGAACGCGACGACGATGTCGCCCCAGAACGTCGTGGTGCCCTGGTCGGCGAACCAGGTCCCGGAGTCGAACGTGATCCGCCACGGCCCGGGCTCGAGGTCGCCGGGCACCAGGTCGGCGATGCGGCCGTCGTCGTCGGTC harbors:
- the uraH gene encoding hydroxyisourate hydrolase gives rise to the protein MSLSTHVLDTAGGAPAVGVPVRVERDTGDGDWVEVARGETDDDGRIADLVPGDLEPGPWRITFDSGTWFADQGTTTFWGDIVVAFVVADPAAHHHVPLLLSPFGYSTYRGS